A genomic segment from Streptomyces sp. NBC_00459 encodes:
- a CDS encoding LOG family protein, whose product MQTSPAHAAHHGDREIETLQEFDATVSARGTLAGFRVQAVDLTDRTKELLTSDTAGAVFLGCPMRPDATAKVRADGALVFPPLPDLPFDPYRGHLYSPDELFAGLDKGYERTPDALGYAWFQRTKADGDVFASMLRSVHDDAVSDALDELLRATQVVGVMGGHAMARGTQAYAGAARLGRELTRAGFTVATGGGPGAMEAANLGAYAAPFDDVMLDEACELLAGAPSFTPSITDWARAAFEVRARWPKGAGSVGIPTWFYGHEPPNAFASHIAKYFANATREDGLLARSNAGIVFLPGAAGTVQEVFDNATPNYYESRGEPTPMVLVDRTHWTERLPAWPLLQSLARGRAMEDRIALVDRIEDAPAALKRLAG is encoded by the coding sequence GTGCAGACGAGCCCCGCCCATGCGGCCCACCACGGCGACCGTGAGATCGAGACGCTCCAGGAGTTCGACGCGACCGTCTCGGCCCGTGGCACCCTCGCCGGATTCCGTGTCCAGGCCGTCGACCTGACCGACCGTACGAAGGAGTTGCTGACCAGCGACACCGCGGGCGCCGTCTTCCTCGGCTGCCCGATGCGTCCGGACGCGACGGCGAAGGTCCGCGCGGACGGCGCCCTGGTCTTCCCGCCCCTCCCGGACCTGCCCTTCGACCCGTACCGCGGCCATCTCTACTCGCCGGACGAGCTGTTCGCCGGTCTCGACAAGGGCTACGAGCGGACACCCGACGCCCTCGGGTACGCCTGGTTCCAGCGCACGAAGGCCGACGGCGACGTCTTCGCCTCGATGCTGCGCTCCGTCCACGACGACGCCGTCTCCGACGCCCTGGACGAACTCCTGCGCGCGACACAGGTCGTGGGGGTGATGGGGGGTCACGCGATGGCACGCGGTACGCAGGCGTACGCCGGTGCCGCGCGCCTGGGGCGCGAGCTGACACGCGCCGGGTTCACCGTGGCAACGGGCGGCGGCCCGGGCGCGATGGAGGCGGCGAACCTCGGCGCCTACGCGGCACCCTTCGACGACGTCATGCTCGACGAGGCGTGCGAACTCCTCGCCGGGGCACCGTCGTTCACACCCTCGATCACCGACTGGGCACGCGCCGCCTTCGAGGTCCGCGCCCGCTGGCCCAAGGGGGCGGGCTCGGTGGGCATCCCGACCTGGTTCTACGGGCACGAGCCGCCGAACGCCTTCGCGTCTCACATCGCCAAGTACTTCGCCAACGCCACCCGCGAGGACGGGCTGCTGGCCCGCTCGAACGCGGGGATCGTCTTCCTGCCGGGTGCCGCCGGGACCGTACAGGAGGTCTTCGACAACGCGACCCCGAACTACTACGAGTCGCGCGGCGAGCCCACGCCCATGGTCCTTGTGGACCGAACTCACTGGACCGAGCGGCTGCCCGCCTGGCCACTGCTCCAATCGCTGGCGCGGGGGCGGGCGATGGAGGACCGAATCGCCCTGGTCGACCGGATTGAGGACGCTCCGGCGGCCTTGAAACGCCTCGCTGGTTAA
- the rlmN gene encoding 23S rRNA (adenine(2503)-C(2))-methyltransferase RlmN has protein sequence MPKPGELTFVAPRGAQKPPRHLADLTPAERKEAVAAIGEKPFRAKQLSQHYFARFAHDPAEWTDIPAASRGKLQEALLPELMTVVRHLSTDQDTTRKTLWRMVDGTLVESVLMRYPERVTMCISSQAGCGMNCPFCATGQAGLDRNLSTAEIVHQIVDGMRALRDGEIPGGPARLSNIVFMGMGEPLANYKRVVGAIRALTDPAPDGMGLSQRGITVSTVGLVPAINRFSDEGFKCRLAISLHAPDDELRDTLVPVNTRWKVREVLDAGWEYAAKSGRRLSIEYALIRDINDQAWRGDRLGRLLRGKPVHVNLIPLNPTPGSKWTASRPEDEKAFVEAIAAHGVPVTVRDTRGQEIDGACGQLAATER, from the coding sequence ATGCCTAAGCCCGGAGAACTCACATTCGTCGCCCCGCGCGGAGCCCAGAAGCCGCCGCGGCATCTTGCCGATCTCACGCCTGCCGAGCGTAAAGAGGCCGTTGCCGCGATCGGTGAGAAGCCGTTTCGTGCCAAGCAGCTCTCGCAGCACTACTTCGCGCGGTTCGCGCACGACCCTGCCGAGTGGACGGACATCCCGGCCGCCTCGCGCGGCAAGCTCCAGGAGGCGCTGCTTCCGGAGCTGATGACGGTCGTCCGCCATCTGTCGACCGACCAGGACACCACCCGCAAGACACTGTGGCGGATGGTCGACGGGACGCTCGTCGAGTCGGTGCTCATGCGGTACCCGGAGCGGGTGACCATGTGCATCAGCTCGCAGGCCGGGTGCGGGATGAACTGCCCGTTCTGCGCGACCGGACAGGCAGGGCTGGACCGGAATCTGTCCACCGCCGAGATCGTGCACCAGATCGTCGACGGGATGCGTGCGCTTCGGGACGGGGAGATCCCCGGTGGGCCCGCGCGGCTCTCCAACATTGTTTTCATGGGCATGGGCGAGCCCCTGGCCAACTACAAGCGCGTCGTCGGTGCCATCCGTGCCCTGACCGACCCCGCGCCGGACGGCATGGGGCTCTCGCAGCGTGGGATCACCGTCTCGACCGTCGGGTTGGTGCCGGCGATCAACCGGTTCTCCGACGAGGGCTTCAAGTGCCGGCTCGCGATCTCCCTGCACGCGCCCGACGACGAGCTGCGCGACACCCTCGTCCCCGTCAACACGCGGTGGAAGGTGCGGGAGGTTCTCGACGCCGGGTGGGAGTACGCGGCCAAGTCGGGGCGCCGGCTGTCCATCGAGTACGCGCTGATCCGGGACATCAACGACCAGGCCTGGCGCGGTGACCGCCTCGGGCGGCTGCTCAGGGGCAAGCCTGTGCACGTCAACCTGATCCCGCTGAACCCGACTCCGGGGTCCAAGTGGACCGCCTCGCGGCCCGAGGACGAGAAGGCGTTCGTCGAGGCGATCGCCGCGCACGGCGTGCCCGTGACCGTTCGGGACACCCGTGGGCAGGAGATCGACGGGGCGTGTGGCCAGCTCGCGGCCACCGAGCGGTAG
- a CDS encoding ABC transporter ATP-binding protein: MVAPPDNDVLWARALHFQHNDGSPALSGVSLGVREGEILAVSGPRGSGKTTLLRCLSGLVRPLRGEVWFNSVPVHTMGPLSRERLRRDRFGWIDPAPVLVPELNVWENAALPLMLRGTSRRRAKTAALEWLDRLDIGNLARKRPYELRQSERQRVSIARALAPAPTVLFADEPTAPLYQADRAQVLRTLTTAARSHGITVVLATHDADTAALADRTVSLLDGRRVNTVHLPPVAKNDTETGSGTGTEGRAACSLSV, from the coding sequence ATGGTGGCCCCGCCGGACAACGACGTGCTCTGGGCACGCGCCCTGCACTTCCAGCACAACGACGGCTCGCCCGCGCTGAGCGGCGTCTCGCTCGGTGTACGGGAGGGCGAGATCCTCGCCGTCAGCGGCCCGCGCGGCAGTGGCAAGACGACCCTCCTGCGCTGCCTCTCGGGTCTGGTGAGACCCCTGCGGGGCGAGGTCTGGTTCAACAGCGTGCCCGTGCACACGATGGGCCCGCTCTCCCGTGAACGGCTGCGTCGCGACCGGTTCGGCTGGATCGACCCGGCCCCGGTCCTCGTACCGGAACTGAACGTCTGGGAGAACGCGGCCCTGCCCCTCATGCTGCGCGGCACCAGCCGCCGACGCGCCAAGACGGCGGCCCTGGAGTGGCTGGACCGCCTGGACATCGGCAATCTGGCCCGCAAACGCCCGTACGAACTGCGCCAGTCCGAACGCCAGCGCGTATCGATCGCCCGGGCGCTCGCCCCGGCCCCCACGGTCCTCTTCGCGGACGAGCCGACGGCGCCCCTCTACCAGGCGGACCGGGCCCAGGTACTGCGGACGCTGACGACGGCGGCCCGCTCGCACGGCATCACGGTGGTCCTCGCGACGCACGACGCGGACACGGCGGCGCTGGCGGACCGCACGGTCTCACTCCTCGACGGGCGGCGCGTGAACACCGTCCATCTGCCCCCGGTCGCCAAGAACGACACGGAGACCGGGTCCGGTACCGGTACGGAAGGCCGGGCAGCGTGCTCGCTCTCCGTCTAG
- a CDS encoding ABC transporter ATP-binding protein: MAMLSLEGATVRFGARAVLDDVGLDVAEHEIVCVLGPSGSGKSTLLRAVAGLQPLDAGRVLLDGRDLAGVPAHKREVGLMFQDHQLFPQRDVGGNVAFGLRMHHVPKAQQDVRVRELLDLVGLPGAAGRAVAALSGGEQQRVALARALAPSPRLLMLDEPLGQLDRSLRERLVVELRELFGRLGTTVLAVTHDQGEAFALADRVIVMRDGRIAQSGTPLEVWQHPADEFVARFLGFDNVVEATVSGQAADSPWGKMPVPEGTGQGVRTLLVRPAGVRLVPAAEGLRCTVAARTFRGTHVAVQLQPEDAPRLEAACALREAPEPGDEVGVAFDAAEIVVLGRWDRP, encoded by the coding sequence ATGGCCATGCTCAGTCTCGAAGGAGCGACCGTACGGTTCGGGGCGCGGGCCGTGCTCGACGACGTCGGCCTCGATGTCGCCGAGCACGAGATCGTGTGCGTGCTCGGACCCAGCGGCAGCGGAAAATCGACGCTGCTGCGGGCGGTCGCCGGACTGCAGCCTCTCGACGCGGGAAGGGTGTTGCTCGACGGCCGCGACCTCGCCGGGGTGCCCGCGCACAAGCGCGAGGTGGGCCTGATGTTCCAGGACCACCAGCTGTTCCCGCAGCGGGACGTCGGCGGCAATGTCGCCTTCGGGCTGCGCATGCACCACGTACCCAAGGCGCAACAGGACGTACGCGTACGGGAGTTGCTGGACCTGGTCGGGCTGCCGGGCGCCGCCGGACGCGCTGTCGCCGCGCTCTCCGGCGGGGAACAGCAGCGAGTCGCCCTCGCCCGCGCTCTCGCGCCCAGTCCCCGGCTGCTGATGCTCGACGAACCGCTCGGCCAGCTGGACCGCTCGCTGCGCGAGCGGCTCGTCGTCGAACTCCGGGAACTCTTCGGCCGGTTGGGCACCACCGTGCTCGCCGTCACCCACGACCAGGGCGAGGCCTTCGCCCTCGCCGACCGGGTCATCGTGATGCGCGACGGCCGAATCGCCCAGTCCGGTACGCCGCTTGAGGTCTGGCAGCACCCCGCCGACGAGTTCGTGGCACGCTTCCTCGGCTTCGACAACGTCGTCGAGGCGACGGTGAGCGGGCAGGCCGCGGACAGCCCCTGGGGCAAGATGCCGGTCCCCGAGGGCACCGGACAGGGGGTGCGCACCCTGCTGGTACGGCCCGCCGGGGTGCGTCTGGTACCCGCCGCCGAGGGCCTGCGCTGCACGGTGGCCGCTCGCACCTTCCGGGGTACGCATGTCGCCGTACAGCTCCAGCCCGAAGACGCGCCCCGGCTGGAGGCCGCGTGCGCGCTGCGCGAGGCGCCGGAGCCGGGGGACGAGGTCGGGGTGGCCTTCGACGCTGCCGAAATTGTCGTGCTCGGTCGATGGGACCGCCCCTAG
- a CDS encoding maleylpyruvate isomerase family mycothiol-dependent enzyme, whose amino-acid sequence MTTLAHDRYCDEIAHQIGQLRAVVTSGADLSATVPTCPDWSLEQLVRHTGSALRWVELLVRTRAEADIEEDQVPLSAGPEPTGDPAALDAWLAETGELLVGTLREAGPDTKVWSWAEIHNSGFWARRMAHEITVHRADATLAAGLPYEVAPDIAADTIDEWLQIVEFAQRTDPADPANELRGPGRSIHLHATDSAPELNAERSEMGVPPPEGWGRLVELAEEGLAWRRGHEKATVALRGPLTDVMLAFYRRLPLDSPRLEILGDRGLLEFWLARATFG is encoded by the coding sequence ATGACGACGCTCGCACATGACCGCTATTGTGATGAAATCGCCCATCAGATCGGGCAGTTGAGGGCGGTGGTGACCTCCGGCGCCGATCTGTCCGCGACGGTGCCGACCTGCCCGGACTGGTCCCTGGAGCAACTCGTACGGCATACCGGCAGCGCTCTGCGCTGGGTGGAACTGCTGGTGCGCACGCGGGCCGAGGCGGACATCGAGGAGGACCAGGTACCGCTGAGCGCCGGCCCGGAGCCGACGGGCGACCCGGCCGCGCTGGACGCCTGGCTCGCCGAGACCGGTGAGCTGCTGGTGGGCACCCTGCGTGAGGCCGGGCCCGATACCAAGGTGTGGTCGTGGGCCGAAATCCACAACTCGGGGTTCTGGGCGCGCCGGATGGCCCACGAGATCACCGTGCACCGCGCGGACGCGACGCTCGCCGCAGGGCTGCCCTACGAGGTCGCGCCGGACATCGCCGCCGACACGATCGACGAGTGGCTGCAGATCGTCGAGTTCGCGCAGCGGACCGACCCGGCCGACCCGGCGAACGAACTGCGCGGACCGGGCCGAAGCATCCATCTCCACGCCACCGACAGCGCCCCCGAGTTGAACGCCGAGCGAAGCGAGATGGGGGTCCCCCCGCCCGAAGGGTGGGGGAGGCTTGTCGAGCTCGCCGAGGAGGGCCTCGCCTGGCGGCGCGGCCATGAGAAGGCCACGGTGGCCCTGCGCGGCCCGCTCACCGACGTCATGCTCGCGTTCTACCGCCGACTCCCGCTGGACAGCCCGCGGTTGGAGATCCTCGGGGACCGCGGGCTGCTGGAGTTCTGGCTGGCGCGGGCCACCTTCGGATGA
- a CDS encoding Lrp/AsnC family transcriptional regulator: protein MHSERVASRSAEHRDSRESRNGTPQLDAVSLAIIEQLQEDGRRPYAAIGKAVGLSEAAVRQRVQKLLDQGVMQIVAVTDPLTVGFRRQAMVGVNVDGDLDPVADALSAMPEVEYVVMTAGSFDILAEIVCEDDDHLLEVINKRIRTLPGVRSTESFVYLKLKKQTYMWGTR from the coding sequence GTGCACAGTGAGCGCGTGGCCAGTCGAAGCGCAGAGCACAGGGACTCCCGGGAGTCCAGGAACGGCACTCCCCAGCTGGACGCCGTCTCCCTCGCCATCATCGAACAGCTCCAGGAGGACGGCCGTCGGCCCTACGCGGCGATCGGCAAGGCCGTGGGCCTCTCCGAGGCTGCCGTGCGCCAGCGCGTCCAGAAGCTGCTCGACCAGGGCGTGATGCAGATCGTCGCCGTCACGGACCCGCTCACCGTGGGTTTCCGCAGGCAGGCGATGGTCGGCGTCAACGTCGACGGCGACCTGGACCCCGTGGCCGACGCGCTGAGCGCCATGCCGGAAGTCGAGTACGTGGTGATGACCGCGGGCTCCTTCGACATCCTCGCCGAGATCGTCTGCGAGGACGACGACCACCTGCTGGAGGTCATCAACAAACGCATACGGACCCTGCCCGGCGTGCGCTCCACCGAAAGCTTCGTCTACCTCAAGCTCAAGAAGCAGACCTACATGTGGGGAACCCGATAA
- a CDS encoding VOC family protein translates to MSEYQQMIFVNLAVSDVAASKKFFTELGYTINPQFTTDDCACVVISETIIAMLLSKPRYSDFTKKEIADSTKTSEVLICLSAESRAKVDELVDGALAAGGTEPREAQDYGQMYGRAFDDLDGHTWEVMWMDPAAVQG, encoded by the coding sequence ATGAGCGAGTACCAGCAGATGATCTTCGTGAACCTGGCCGTCAGCGACGTCGCCGCCTCGAAGAAGTTCTTCACCGAGCTCGGCTACACGATCAACCCGCAGTTCACGACCGACGACTGCGCCTGTGTCGTGATCAGCGAGACCATCATCGCGATGCTGCTGAGCAAGCCGCGCTACTCCGACTTCACGAAGAAGGAGATCGCGGACTCGACGAAGACCAGCGAGGTCCTGATCTGTCTGAGCGCCGAGAGCCGCGCGAAGGTCGACGAACTGGTCGACGGAGCGCTCGCGGCCGGCGGCACCGAACCGCGCGAGGCGCAGGACTACGGCCAGATGTACGGCCGCGCGTTCGACGACCTCGACGGCCACACCTGGGAGGTCATGTGGATGGACCCGGCGGCCGTCCAGGGCTGA
- a CDS encoding thiamine ABC transporter substrate-binding protein, translating to MSTTSTKKSSAAKKLLVLAVGLGIVTLSACGSSDEGTSSGSKTVTLVSHDSWAVSKSVLAAFEKQSGYTVKVLKDGDAGQAVNKAILTKDNPQGDVFFGVDNTLLSRALDNGLFQSYEVKDAAAILPAYRTDDDKHRVTPIDTGDICVNYDKAWFSEHKLTPPESFDDLIKPAYKDLLVTENASTSSPGLGFLLGSAAEYGDDGWQDYWTKLKANGVKVVDGWEQAYNEEFSGSAGGKKAKADRPLVVSYASSPPAEVIFADPKPTTAPTGVATGTCFRQIEYAGLLSNARNSEGGKALLDFLVGKTFQEDMPLNMFVYPVREGAEVPAEFTEFGPQAKDPETMEPAKIAEHRDQWVKSWTSLVLK from the coding sequence GTGAGCACTACCAGTACCAAGAAGTCGAGCGCCGCCAAGAAGTTGCTGGTCCTCGCCGTCGGGCTCGGGATTGTCACGCTGTCCGCGTGCGGCTCGTCCGACGAGGGGACTTCCAGCGGGTCCAAGACCGTCACCCTCGTCAGCCATGACTCGTGGGCCGTGTCGAAGAGTGTCCTCGCCGCCTTCGAGAAGCAGTCCGGGTACACCGTCAAGGTCCTCAAGGACGGCGACGCCGGGCAGGCCGTCAACAAGGCGATCCTCACCAAGGACAACCCGCAGGGCGATGTCTTCTTCGGCGTCGACAACACCCTGCTCTCCCGGGCGCTCGACAACGGGCTGTTCCAGTCGTACGAGGTGAAGGACGCCGCCGCGATCCTGCCCGCGTACCGGACCGACGACGACAAGCACCGGGTCACGCCGATCGACACCGGTGACATCTGCGTCAACTACGACAAGGCCTGGTTCAGCGAGCACAAGCTGACCCCGCCCGAGTCCTTCGACGATCTGATCAAGCCCGCCTACAAGGATCTCCTCGTCACCGAGAACGCCTCCACCTCCTCGCCCGGACTCGGGTTCCTGCTCGGCAGCGCCGCCGAGTACGGCGATGACGGCTGGCAGGACTACTGGACGAAGCTCAAGGCCAACGGCGTGAAGGTCGTCGACGGCTGGGAGCAGGCGTACAACGAGGAGTTCTCCGGGTCGGCCGGCGGCAAGAAGGCCAAGGCCGACCGGCCGCTCGTCGTCTCGTACGCCTCCTCGCCGCCCGCCGAGGTGATCTTCGCCGACCCGAAGCCGACCACCGCTCCGACCGGCGTCGCGACCGGCACCTGCTTCCGGCAGATCGAGTACGCAGGGCTGCTCAGCAACGCCAGGAACAGCGAGGGCGGCAAGGCGCTGCTCGACTTCCTCGTCGGCAAGACCTTCCAGGAGGACATGCCGCTCAACATGTTCGTGTACCCCGTGCGGGAGGGCGCCGAGGTGCCCGCCGAGTTCACCGAGTTCGGGCCGCAGGCCAAGGACCCCGAGACCATGGAACCCGCGAAGATCGCCGAACACCGTGACCAGTGGGTCAAGTCGTGGACATCGCTCGTACTGAAGTAG
- a CDS encoding aspartate aminotransferase family protein — protein sequence MHFTRMSSYENAPVPTIVRGEGTYIFDDKGKRYLDGLAGLFVVQAGHGRVELAEAAFKQAQELAFFPVWSYAHPKAVELAERLANYAPGDLNKVFFTTGGGEAVETAWKLAKQYFKLVGKPTKYKVISRAVAYHGTPQGALSITGLPALKAPFEPLVPGAHKVPNTNIYRAPIFGDDPEAYGRWAADQIEQEILFEGADTVAAVFLEPVQNAGGCFPPPPGYFQRVREICDRHDVLLVSDEVICAFGRLGTMFACDKFDYVPDMITCAKGMTSGYSPIGACIISDRLAEPFYKGDNTFLHGYTFGGHPVSAAVGLANLDLFEREGLNQHVLDNEGAFRSTLEKLHDLPIVGDVRGNGFFYGIELVKDKATKESFDAEETERILYGFLSKALFENGLYCRADDRGDPVVQLAPPLISNQETFDEIEQILRATLTEAWTKL from the coding sequence ATGCACTTCACCCGCATGTCGTCGTACGAGAACGCCCCCGTCCCGACGATCGTCCGGGGCGAGGGCACCTACATCTTCGACGACAAGGGCAAGCGCTACCTCGACGGTCTCGCGGGTCTGTTCGTGGTCCAGGCCGGCCACGGCCGCGTGGAGCTGGCCGAGGCGGCCTTCAAGCAGGCGCAGGAGCTGGCGTTCTTCCCCGTGTGGTCGTACGCCCACCCGAAGGCGGTGGAGCTGGCGGAGCGGCTGGCGAACTACGCGCCCGGTGACCTCAACAAGGTCTTCTTCACCACCGGTGGCGGTGAGGCCGTCGAGACCGCCTGGAAGCTCGCCAAGCAGTACTTCAAGCTGGTCGGCAAGCCCACCAAGTACAAGGTCATCTCACGCGCCGTCGCCTACCACGGCACCCCGCAGGGCGCCCTGTCCATCACCGGCCTGCCGGCTCTGAAGGCCCCCTTCGAGCCGCTGGTCCCCGGCGCCCACAAGGTCCCGAACACCAACATCTACCGCGCCCCGATCTTCGGCGACGACCCGGAGGCGTACGGCCGCTGGGCCGCCGACCAGATCGAGCAGGAGATCCTCTTCGAGGGCGCGGACACGGTGGCCGCCGTCTTCCTTGAGCCGGTCCAGAACGCGGGCGGCTGCTTCCCGCCCCCGCCGGGCTACTTCCAGCGGGTCCGAGAGATCTGCGACCGCCACGACGTCCTGCTCGTCTCGGACGAGGTCATCTGCGCCTTCGGCCGCCTCGGCACGATGTTCGCCTGCGACAAGTTCGACTACGTACCGGACATGATCACCTGCGCCAAGGGCATGACCTCGGGCTACTCCCCGATCGGCGCGTGCATCATCTCGGACCGCCTCGCCGAGCCGTTCTACAAGGGCGACAACACCTTCCTGCACGGCTACACGTTCGGCGGCCACCCGGTGTCGGCGGCGGTCGGCCTGGCCAACCTCGACCTGTTCGAGCGCGAGGGTCTCAACCAGCACGTCCTGGACAACGAGGGCGCGTTCCGCTCGACCCTGGAGAAGCTGCACGACCTGCCGATCGTCGGTGACGTCCGCGGCAACGGCTTCTTCTACGGCATCGAACTGGTCAAGGACAAGGCGACCAAGGAGTCCTTCGACGCGGAGGAGACGGAACGTATCCTCTACGGCTTCCTCTCCAAGGCCCTCTTCGAGAACGGCCTGTACTGCCGTGCCGACGACCGCGGCGACCCGGTCGTCCAGCTCGCCCCGCCGCTGATCTCGAACCAGGAGACGTTCGACGAGATCGAACAGATCCTGCGCGCGACCCTGACGGAGGCGTGGACGAAGCTCTAG
- a CDS encoding LAETG motif-containing sortase-dependent surface protein, with product MSISLRTARSVRILGVASASAALALGVAGNAFACNISEFSAVAKCDGEKGVISVTDKDPSGTPATVTVFLGDKLIGTQDVVGSREGVTVDFAEDWAPNTTYRVHVKAGRQVDEDIKSGVTTPDEACTPESTPTPTPTPSASQPEESATPTPSASEPEESATPTPSASESTPGAPASSVPTPAGGSSNLAETGASSNTGVIAGIAAALVVVGGGAVFFGLRRRGASSNS from the coding sequence GTGTCCATATCTCTCCGTACCGCGCGTTCTGTGCGCATTCTCGGTGTTGCCTCCGCCTCGGCCGCGCTCGCGCTGGGCGTCGCGGGCAACGCGTTCGCCTGCAACATCAGTGAGTTTTCCGCCGTCGCCAAGTGCGACGGTGAAAAGGGCGTCATCAGCGTCACCGACAAGGACCCGTCGGGCACCCCCGCCACGGTCACCGTCTTCCTGGGCGACAAGCTCATCGGCACCCAGGACGTCGTGGGCAGCCGCGAGGGCGTCACCGTCGACTTCGCCGAGGACTGGGCGCCGAACACGACGTACCGCGTCCACGTCAAGGCCGGCCGCCAGGTCGACGAGGACATCAAGTCGGGCGTCACCACTCCGGACGAGGCCTGCACGCCGGAGTCGACTCCGACCCCGACGCCGACCCCGTCGGCCTCACAGCCGGAGGAGTCCGCCACCCCGACCCCGTCGGCCTCCGAGCCCGAGGAGTCCGCCACTCCGACTCCGTCGGCTTCCGAGAGCACGCCGGGCGCCCCGGCCAGCAGCGTTCCGACGCCCGCGGGCGGCAGCTCCAACCTCGCCGAGACCGGCGCCAGCTCGAACACCGGTGTGATCGCCGGTATCGCGGCTGCCCTGGTCGTCGTCGGCGGCGGCGCCGTCTTCTTCGGCCTGCGTCGTCGTGGGGCGTCCAGCAACAGCTGA
- a CDS encoding ABC transporter permease: MDIARTEVAEAAAEEAAEASGAAGVAARGRGAALRGALLALPVVFFALFFAYPVAAIVARGLHVDGDWRLGQVGDVLGDSGIRHVLWFTFWQALASTALTLLIALPGAYVFARFDFRGKQILRAVVTVPFVLPTVVVGTAFLAVVGRGGLLDELWGVRLDTTVWAILLAHVFFNYAVVVRTVGGLWAQLDPRQEEAARVLGASRFAAWRQVTLPALAPAVAAAALMVFLFTFTSFGVVQILGGPTFATLEVEIYRQTSEIFDLGTAAVLTIVQFVAVGIVLAVHARTVRRRESALRLVAPETTARRPRGRGQRALLGGVLVSIAVLLVLPLAVLVQRSFATPGGAGLGYYRALTRDDSGMFLVAPIAAIGNSLQYAVAATGIAVLVGSLAAVALTRRDAGRIVRGFDALLMLPLGVSAVTVGFGFLIALDEPPLDLRSSWILVPLAQALVGVPFVVRTMLPVLRAVDGRLREAAAVLGASPWRVWREVDLPMVRRALLVAAGFAFAVSLGEFGATVFIARPDNPTLPVAVARLLGRPGDLNYGQAMALSTILMVVCAVALLVLERLRTDRTGEF, from the coding sequence GTGGACATCGCTCGTACTGAAGTAGCCGAAGCGGCAGCAGAAGAAGCAGCAGAAGCGAGCGGAGCTGCCGGGGTCGCCGCGCGCGGGCGGGGTGCCGCTCTGCGCGGGGCCCTGCTCGCGCTGCCCGTCGTCTTCTTCGCGCTCTTCTTCGCCTATCCCGTCGCCGCGATCGTCGCGCGAGGCCTGCACGTCGACGGGGACTGGCGGCTGGGGCAGGTGGGAGACGTGCTGGGGGACTCCGGGATCCGGCATGTCCTCTGGTTCACCTTCTGGCAGGCGCTCGCGTCCACCGCGCTCACGCTGCTGATCGCGCTCCCCGGCGCGTACGTGTTCGCGCGCTTCGATTTCAGGGGCAAGCAGATTCTGCGGGCCGTGGTGACCGTGCCGTTCGTGCTGCCGACCGTTGTCGTCGGTACGGCGTTCCTGGCGGTGGTCGGGCGTGGCGGGCTGCTCGACGAGCTGTGGGGCGTGCGGCTGGACACGACCGTGTGGGCGATTCTGCTCGCGCACGTCTTCTTCAACTACGCCGTCGTCGTACGGACCGTCGGTGGGCTCTGGGCGCAGCTCGACCCACGGCAGGAGGAGGCCGCGCGGGTGCTCGGCGCCTCGCGATTCGCGGCCTGGCGGCAGGTCACACTGCCCGCTCTCGCCCCCGCTGTCGCCGCCGCGGCGCTCATGGTCTTCCTCTTCACCTTCACCTCCTTCGGCGTGGTGCAGATCCTCGGCGGACCGACCTTCGCCACCCTCGAAGTGGAGATCTACCGGCAGACCTCGGAGATCTTCGACCTCGGCACGGCGGCCGTGCTGACCATCGTCCAGTTCGTGGCGGTGGGCATCGTCCTCGCCGTGCACGCCCGGACGGTACGGCGTCGGGAGAGCGCGTTGCGGCTCGTGGCGCCGGAGACGACCGCACGACGCCCGCGCGGCCGGGGCCAGCGGGCGCTGCTCGGCGGGGTGCTGGTGAGCATCGCCGTGCTGCTGGTGCTGCCGCTCGCCGTGCTCGTACAGCGGTCGTTCGCCACGCCCGGCGGTGCGGGCCTCGGCTACTACAGGGCGCTCACCCGCGACGATTCCGGCATGTTCCTGGTGGCGCCGATCGCCGCCATCGGGAACTCGCTCCAGTACGCCGTCGCCGCCACCGGCATCGCCGTCCTCGTGGGGTCGCTGGCCGCCGTGGCGCTCACTCGGCGCGATGCCGGGCGGATCGTACGGGGGTTCGATGCGCTGTTGATGCTGCCGCTCGGAGTGTCGGCGGTGACCGTGGGGTTCGGGTTCCTCATCGCGCTCGACGAGCCGCCGCTGGATCTGCGCAGCAGCTGGATCCTCGTACCGCTGGCGCAGGCGCTGGTCGGGGTGCCGTTCGTCGTGCGGACCATGCTGCCGGTGCTGCGGGCGGTGGACGGGCGGTTGCGGGAGGCGGCGGCTGTGCTCGGGGCCTCGCCCTGGCGGGTCTGGCGCGAGGTCGATCTGCCGATGGTGCGGCGGGCGCTGCTGGTCGCGGCCGGTTTCGCGTTCGCCGTGTCGCTCGGCGAGTTCGGGGCGACCGTGTTCATCGCCCGGCCGGACAACCCGACCCTGCCGGTCGCCGTGGCCCGCCTGCTGGGCCGCCCCGGTGACCTCAACTACGGCCAGGCGATGGCCCTTTCGACGATCTTGATGGTGGTGTGCGCGGTGGCCCTGCTCGTGCTGGAGCGGCTGCGGACCGACCGGACCGGGGAGTTCTGA